The genomic segment GCAAGAGTTTTTAACCCTCCTCGTTGCCCAACTACAGAACCAGGATCCTCTTAACCCCGATGAGGGGACAGAGTTTACTGCCCAACTGGCACAGTTCAGTTCCCTTGAGCAGCTCATGTCCATTAACAAAGGAATGGGGAACATGATTACCTCCACAAGCAACTCTGATAACATTGCTCTTCTCAATACGATTGGCAAAGAGGTCCTTTATTACGGTGACGAGATAGATTTCCAGGGCGATCCGGTTGAATTTGGTTACATGCTTGCAGAAAATGCCACCTCGGTAAAGATAGAACTACGTCTCAACGGAGAAACTGTTCACAGTATTGACAGCACCGAACTCTCTAAGGGTGATCACACCTTTACCTGGGATGGTATGACTGAAGATGGAAACCCGGCCGCCCATGGTGCATACAAAATTGTTGTCGCCGCTCAAGGAGCAAAAAATGCAATTATTGCACCTCCCATTATCAAGTCAAAGGTAACCGGTGTTAATCTTGATCCTCTGCTTCCCACCTCCCTCACCACCACCTTGGGCGGAATAGACTCCTATTCTAAGATTATCGGCATCTCCGAGATACCTCAACAGGCGGCCAGCCCGAAACTGCCAGAGAGTGAAGAAACACCCAAGGATGAAGAAAAATAGAGCGTTTAGTACCTCAACTATACCAATGAGCAAATAACATTTTTTAAACACCTCTTCAGCGAAAAGCGACAGGAGAATGATATGGGTATTGGCAGCGCATTATACACAGGAGTCAGTGGACTTAACACCAACGGCCAGGCAATGACAGTTATCGGCAACAACCTCG from the Desulfotalea psychrophila LSv54 genome contains:
- a CDS encoding flagellar hook assembly protein FlgD, encoding MSIDFAAINKAATTGTTTTKNGSLVSGKNSTMGKQEFLTLLVAQLQNQDPLNPDEGTEFTAQLAQFSSLEQLMSINKGMGNMITSTSNSDNIALLNTIGKEVLYYGDEIDFQGDPVEFGYMLAENATSVKIELRLNGETVHSIDSTELSKGDHTFTWDGMTEDGNPAAHGAYKIVVAAQGAKNAIIAPPIIKSKVTGVNLDPLLPTSLTTTLGGIDSYSKIIGISEIPQQAASPKLPESEETPKDEEK